Proteins encoded in a region of the Neodiprion virginianus isolate iyNeoVirg1 chromosome 2, iyNeoVirg1.1, whole genome shotgun sequence genome:
- the LOC124297823 gene encoding transcription factor Sp5-like, translating into MPSMSPMAGMTPMSSLSMQMHHQSHVMDYGGGVHYPSYNPGPHHFQSPSQSSYWFSAPTSSHSQIPEPLTPSYTMQSMPCSPSSWSTQAHMPPVIPPQQYPMPPTPPGLPTSPQTHATPYQWPPMPLTPPAEHRLMGNEEAKPASRKCTRCQCPNCLMDGVAPLNADGKRQHICHVLGCGKVYGKTSHLKAHIRWHTGERPFVCYWVFCGKKFTRSDELQRHLRTHTGEKRFSCTTCDKKFMRSDHLTKHVKTHENQKRKSSRKDANKENETAVSAFLPDPLSPRQYHIPGRYPEP; encoded by the coding sequence ATGCCGTCGATGTCACCAATGGCGGGCATGACCCCGATGTCGAGTTTGTCGATGCAGATGCACCATCAAAGCCACGTGATGGACTACGGTGGCGGAGTTCACTACCCCTCCTACAACCCGGGTCCGCACCACTTCCAATCCCCGAGCCAGTCGTCCTACTGGTTCTCGGCCCCGACATCGAGCCACAGCCAGATCCCCGAGCCGCTGACCCCGTCCTACACGATGCAGTCGATGCCGTGCAGCCCGAGCTCCTGGAGCACCCAGGCTCACATGCCCCCGGTGATCCCCCCCCAGCAGTACCCGATGCCTCCGACACCCCCCGGCCTTCCAACGAGTCCCCAGACGCACGCAACTCCTTATCAGTGGCCCCCGATGCCCTTGACGCCGCCGGCTGAGCACCGGCTGATGGGGAACGAGGAGGCGAAGCCGGCGTCGAGGAAGTGCACCAGGTGCCAATGCCCGAACTGCCTGATGGACGGCGTGGCGCCGCTGAACGCCGACGGAAAGCGTCAGCACATTTGCCACGTGCTCGGGTGCGGCAAGGTCTACGGAAAGACGTCACACCTGAAGGCCCACATCCGGTGGCACACCGGCGAACGGCCCTTCGTGTGCTACTGGGTATTTTGTGGGAAAAAGTTCACGAGGAGCGACGAACTGCAGCGACACCTCAGGACCCACACCGGGGAAAAGAGGTTCTCCTGCACCACCTGCGACAAGAAGTTCATGCGGAGCGACCACCTCACCAAACACGTCAAGACCCACGAAAATCAGAAGAGAAAATCCTCCAGGAAGGACGCCAACAAGGAGAACGAGACCGCTGTTTCCGCCTTCCTGCCAGACCCCCTTTCCCCCCGACAGTATCACATCCCTGGACGCTATCCCGAGCCCTGA